The following are encoded in a window of Camarhynchus parvulus chromosome 1A, STF_HiC, whole genome shotgun sequence genomic DNA:
- the DDX17 gene encoding probable ATP-dependent RNA helicase DDX17 — MRGFGDRGRDRDRGGFGASRGGPLPPKKFGNPGERLRKKKWDLNELPKFEKNFYVEHPEVARLTPYEVEELRRKKEITIRGMEGCPKPVFAFHQCSFPQYVMDALMDQNFTEPTPIQCQGFPLALSGRDMVGIAQTGSGKTLAYLLPAIVHINHQPYLERGDGPICLVLAPTRELAQQVQQVADDYGKCSRLKSTCIYGGAPKGPQIRDLERGVEICIATPGRLIDFLEAGKTNLRRCTYLVLDEADRMLDMGFEPQIRKIVDQIRPDRQTLMWSATWPKEVRQLAEDFLQDYVQINVGNLELSANHNILQIVDVCMESEKDHKLIQLMEEIMAEKENKTIIFVETKRRCDDLTRRMRRDGWPAMCIHGDKSQPERDWVLNEFRSGKAPILIATDVASRGLDVEDVKFVINYDYPNSSEDYVHRIGRTARSTNKGTAYTFFTPGNLKQARELIKVLEEANQAINPKLMQLVDHRGGGGGGGGGRSRYRTSSSVNNPNLMYQEECDRRLRGVKEGRRDSGGFRDRERGESFANGANKTYGSAYGSPNSAFGAAQSQYGYTQGSYGAAAYGTSGYGTAEYSASGYGASTTAATAGRTSQSTTQQQYAGMVGRSGQQPQPLMSQQFPQPPATNVMGYMGQTATYQYPPPPPPPPPSRK, encoded by the exons ATGAGAGGCTTCGGGGACCGGGGCCGCGACCGAGACCGCGGCGG GTTTGGAGCAAGTCGTGGAGGTCCTCTTCCTCCAAAGAAATTTGGGAATCCAGGGGAACGTTTGCGtaagaaaaaatgggatttaaatgaACTGCCCAAGTTTGAGAAGAATTTTTATGTGGAACATCCGGAAGTGGCCAGGCTTACTCCA TATGAAGTTGAAGAGTTGCGAAGGAAGAAGGAGATAACAATTCGGGGGATGGAGGGCTGCCCCAAGCCAGTGTTTGCCTTCCACCAGTGTAGCTTTCCAC AGTATGTGATGGATGCCCTGATGGACCAGAACTTCACAGAACCCACTCCGATTCAGTGCCAAGGCTTTCCACTAGCCCTCAGCGGTCGTGACATGGTGGGCATTGCACAGACCGGCTCTGGGAAGACACTAGCA tACTTGTTGCCTGCGATTGTTCACATCAACCACCAGCCATATTTGGAGAGAGGGGATGGCCCAATT TGTCTGGTTCTGGCACCTACTAGAGAGTTGGCCCAGCAAGTGCAGCAGGTGGCTGATGATTATGGCAAATGTTCAAGGCTGAAGAGTACCTGCATCTATGGAGGAGCACCCAAAGGCCCCCAGATTAGAGATTTAGAAAgag GTGTGGAGATCTGCATTGCTACACCAGGTCGCTTGATTGACTTCCTTGAGGCTGGGAAGACCAACCTTCGTCGCTGTACATATCTGGTGCTGGATGAAGCTGACAGAATGTTGGACATGGGATTTGAACCACAAATTCGTAAAATTGTTGACCAGATAAGA CCTGACCGCCAGACTCTGATGTGGAGTGCCACCTGGCCTAAAGAAGTGCGCCAGCTTGCTGAGGACTTCCTGCAGGACTATGTTCAGATCAATGTGGGAAACTTGGAGCTGAGTGCCAACCACAATATCCTGCAGATAGTGGATGTATGCATGGAAAGCGAGAAAGACCATAA ACTGATACAGCTGATGGAAGAAATCatggcagagaaggaaaacaagactATCATCTTTGTGGAGACAAAGAGGCGATGTGATGATCTCACTCGAAGGATGCGCAGAGACGG TTGGCCAGCTATGTGTATCCATGGAGACAAGAGTCAGCCAGAAAGAGATTGGGTGCTTAATG AGTTTCGTTCTGGAAAGGCTCCTATCCTCATTGCTACCGACGTTGCATCTCGTGGGCTAG ACGTGGAAGATGTTAAATTTGTGATAAACTACGACTATCCGAACAGCTCTGAAGATTATGTGCACCGTATTGGCCGTACCGCACGTAGTACCAACAAAGGTACTGCCTACACCTTCTTCACACCAGGAAACCTGAAACAAGCCAGGGAGCTTATCAAAGTCTTGGAAGAAGCCAATCAAGCCATCAATCCAAAGCTGATGCAGCTTGTGGaccacagaggaggaggaggtggtggtggag GAGGTCGTTCTCGTTACCGAACGAGCAGTTCGGTAAACAACCCTAACCTGATGTACCAGGAAGAGTGTGACAGGAGGCTCCGGGGAGTGAAAGAGGGCCGCAGAGACTCAGGTGGCTTCAGAGACCGTGAGCGTGGTGAAAGTTTTGCCAACGGAGCCAACAAGACCTATGGCAGTGCCTACGGGAgcccaaattctgcttttggggcagcacagagccagtaTGGTTACACTCAAGGGAGCTATGGAGCAGCTGCCTATGGCACAAGTGGCTATGGCACTGCAGAGTACAGTGCTAGTGGCTATGGTGCCAGCACCACAGCTGCCACGGCTGGGAGAACCTCACAGAGCACTACCCAACAGCAGTATGCAGGGATGGTGGGGCGCTCgggccagcagccacagccgCTCATGTCACAACAGTTTCCGCAGCCCCCTGCCACTAATGTGATGGGCTATATGGGACAGACTGCCACCTACCAGTACCCaccccctcccccgcccccgcccccctcCCGCAAATGA
- the KDELR3 gene encoding ER lumen protein-retaining receptor 3 has protein sequence MNIFRILGDVSHLLAIIILLLKIVKSKSCAGISGKSQILFALVFTTRYLDLFTNFISVYNTVMKVIFLICAYVTVYMIYVKFRKTFDSENDSFRLEFLLVPVTGLSFLENHSFTPLEILWTFSIYLESVAILPQLFMISKTGEAETITTHYLFFLGLYRALYIANWVWRYHTENFYDQIAVVSGVVQTIFYCDFFYLYVTKVLKGKKLSLPMPV, from the exons ATGAACATCTTCCGCATCCTGGGGGATGTCTCCCACTTGCTGGCCATCATTATTCTCCTGCTGAAGATTGTGAAGTCCAAGTCCTGTGCTG GAATCTCTGGGAAGAGCCAGATACTTTTTGCCCTCGTCTTCACAACCCGCTACCTGGACCTGTTCACGAATTTCATCTCTGTCTATAACACTGTGATGAAG GTCATTTTTTTGATTTGTGCCTATGTCACCGTGTATATGATCTACGTGAAATTCCGGAAAACGTTTGACAGCGAGAACGACTCTTTCCGCCTCGAGTTCCTGCTGGTCCCTGTCACAGGCCTGTCATTTCTGGAGAACCACAGCTTCACCCCCTTGGAG ATACTCTGGACCTTCTCCATCTACCTGGAGTCCGTGGCTATCCTTCCTCAGCTCTTCATGATCAGCAAAACAGGGGAAGCAGAGACCATCACGACACACTACCTTTTCTTCCTGGGCCTCTACCGTGCCCTCTACATTGCCAACTGGGTCTGGCGCTACCACACAGAGAATTTCTATGACCAGATTGCTGTCGTCTCCGGGGTGGTACAAACCATCTTCTACTGCGACTTCTTCTATCTCTACGTCACCAAAG TcctaaaaggaaagaagctAAGTCTTCCCATGCCTGTTTGA